The nucleotide window ATTGGGAGTATTATTTTAGATAATAGATTTGAAGCTGAAAAAGTTGCACTTGTATGTAGAAAATTTAATAAAAAAATGAATGTTATGTTAAGACTAAATATTGGAATAGATGCTCATACTCATGAATATATAAAAACATCAAAGCACTCATCTAAGTTTGGGGAGTCTATTTTTGATAAAGATGTTGTTAAAATAGTTAAGGATATTGTAGATAGACCTGAGTTAAATTTTTTAGGATTTCATAGTCACATTGGATCTCAGATTTTTGATGAGTTAGCTTTTTGCGAAGGTGTTGAAACTATGGTTGAGTTCACAAAGAAAATTTCAGAAAAACTTAATATTTGCATTCCAGATATAAATATTGGAGGAGGTTTTGGGGTTAGATATACCCAAGAGGATACTGATGTTAATCTAAAAAAAATAATGAAAAAGATTATCAGATGTTTAGAAAATAGTTTAGTAAAAGAAGGGATGGATATAAAAAATGTGACTATAGAACCTGGGCGATCTATCGTGGCTCAAGCTGGAAGTACTCTTTATACAGTTGGTGGTGAAAAAGAAACATATGGTGGAGAAAAATATATTTTTATTGATGGAGGGATGACAGATAATATAAGACCAGCTCTTTATCAAGCTAAATATGAGAGTATCGTTGCAAATAAACTTAATGAAACAGAGAAAGAGATTGTAACTATTGCTGGTAAATGTTGTGAATCGGGAGATATCATAGCTAAAAATGTAAGGTTAGGAAAATGTAGGGAAAATGATTTGATTCTTGTTAGCTGTACAGGGGCGTATGGACACTCTATGAGTAGTAATTACAATAAAGCTTTAAAACCAGCAGTGGTATTTGTAAAAGATGGAAAAAGTTATCTTGTTTCTAAAAGAGAAAGTTATGATGATTTAACAAAAAATGATATACTATTGGAAAATATATTTTAAGGAGATGCAATTTATGAATATAGAGCTTTTAAAAAAACACAGCGAAAATATAAAAAATTGGTTAGTAAAGGTGAGAAGAGATTTTCATGAGCACCCAGAATTAGGAACTCAAGAGTTTAGAACTCACGATAAAATTTGTGAATATTTAGATGAGATGAGTATTCCTCATAGAACTTCATTTGACACAGGAGTTATAGCTGAGATTGAGGGAGAAAATAAAAATATAACGATAGCATTAAGAGGAGATATAGATGCACTTCCTATACAGGATATAAAAAGTGTTGATTATGCTTCAAAAAATAGTGGAATTTGCCATGCTTGTGGGCACGATGTACATACAACTGTAGTTTTAGGAGTGGCAAAATATTTTTATGAAACAAAGGAGAAGCCACCTGTAAATATAAGATTATTTTTCCAACCTGCTGAGGAAACTGTTGGAGGAGCAAAACCTATGATTGAAGATGGAGCTCTTGATGGAGTTAATGCTGTTTATGGATTACATGTAGATGAAACTATAGATGTTGGAAAAATTGGAATAAAGTACGGAGCTATGAATGCTTCTTCAGATACCTTAAAAATAAAGATAAAGGGAGAAAGTTGTCATGGTGCTTATCCAAGTAGAGGTGTGGATGCACTTTTAATAGCATCTCATGTGATTATTGCTCTTCAGAGTATTGTGAGTAGAAATTTAGATGCTAGAGAATCTGGTGTAATAACAATTGGAACAATAAATGGTGGAACTGCTGGGAATATTATATCAAATGAGATTGAGCTTAGAGGAACTTTGAGAACTTTAGATCCAGATGTTAGAGCTAGAATGAAAAAAAGAATTGAAGAGATTGTAACAACTCTACCTTTAGCTTTTGGTGGAAAGGGTGAGATTGATATAGAGCCTGGTTACACAGCTTTAATAAACCATGATAAATCTGTAGATATTATTAAAAAAAGTGCTACTGAACTTTTTGGAGAGAATAGTATCTATGAAAAAAAGTTAGCCAATATGGGAGTGGAAGACTTTGCGTATTTCATTGAAAACACTGAGGGAGCATTTTTTACTTTAGGAGTTAGAAATACTGAAAAAAATATAAAAACTCAGGCTCATAATGGAAACTTTGATATTGATGAAGAAGCAATTGTTAATGGAGTAATGATGCAAATATTAAATGTATATAACTCAATTTAAGGAGGAAATCATGGAAAGATTTAATCAACTAAAATCTAATTTACAAAATATAATTAATGAATTTTCAGGAAAAGTAGGCATTATAGTTAAGGTTGATGGAGAAGAGATATTTTCTAAAAATGAAAGTAAAATTTTTCAATCAGCTAGTTTGATAAAGCTTTTTATTTTAGAGGCACTCTTAGAAAAAATATCTCAAGGTGAATTATCTTATAGTGATAAAAAAAGTGTGGATTCAATGGATAAAGTTCCAGGCTTTGGAGTTTTAAAAGTTTTAGATGATAATTTAAGTGTGACAATAAAAGATTTAGCGACACTTATGATAACTTTAAGTGATAATACAGCTACGAACATGTTGATAGATATTTTAGGAATAGATTACATTCAAAGTTTTATTGAGAAAAAAAATTACTATGAGACTCAACTTCAAAGAAAAATGTATGACTCTGAAGCTAGAGAGAGGGGATTAGATAATTTTACAAGTGCTAGAGATACCTTAAAGGTTTTAGAAAATCTATATTGTGATGAGACAGCACTTTTTATTTTAAAAAATCAACTGTGTAACTCTAAAATTCCTCTATATTTTTTTAGAAAGGTAGAGGTGGCTCATAAAACTGGTGATTTAACAAATATAGAGCATGATGCAGGAAGAATATTTTTCAAAAATAGCTTTGTAGATTTGATTATTTTAGCAGAGGGAGAAAATAAAGAAGCCGTTCTCTTAAATAATAGATTGGGTGAATGTATATATGAAAACTTTAAAAACTGTTGATGAAAAAAAATATGATTTAGTTATAGAGAGTGGAACTGTTGTATTTGGGAATCTCAAAGAAAAAGAGATTTTAAATATAGGAATAATGGGAGATAAAATTGAGGCTGTCTCTAAAGATAAACTAGTTGGAAAAAAAATTATTGATGCTAGGAATCTTTATGTAACTCCTGGATTTATAGATATTCATAGTCACTCAGATATCTCTGGATTTATAGCTGAAAGTTGTACAAGTAAAATTTATCAAGGAGTGACATCAGAAATTAATGGAAATTGTGGAATAGGAATCTCTCCGTGGTCAGATGAGAACAGGGGAAATCTTAAAAAGTATATTCAAACTCATTCAGATATAAACTATTATCCAATAGATTTAAATAAAACTAAATCTTTTTTAGATTTAAAAAAATTTTTAGAAAAGGGAAAACTTGTAACTAATCAAGGATTTCTTGTTGGAGCTGGATGTATTCGAATAGCTATAATGGGGTTTAAGTCAAGTGAGGCCAATGAAAGTGAAATTGAAAAGATGAAGATGCTTTTGGAAAAACAGTTTGATGAGGGCGCCCTTGGAATATCTTTTGGATTGATATATCAACCAGGAAATTTTATGAGCCAAAGGGAGATTTTAGAGCTTTTAAAAGTTGTAAAAAAGTATGATAAAGTCGCATCCTTTCATATGAGAGATGAAGTTAATGAGATTGAAAAATCCATAGAAGAGGTTATCTATTATGGCAGAGAAACTAAAGCAAAGGTCAATGTTTCCCATTTAAAAGTTATGAATAGGAAAAATTGGGGAAAGTCTAGAAAAATTATAGAGATGTTAGAGAAAGCTTGGAAATCGGGAGTATTAATATCTTTTGATCAATATCCCTATGAAGCTACTTGTACCAACCTTTTTGTTCTTATACCTCAAAATGTTTTTGATGGAGATATAGAAACTTTTATAAAAGAGATTCCTAATTTCTCTGACAAAGTGATGTCTTTAATAAGGGAAAATATTGAAAAGAGAGGGGGAAGTAAAAACATTGTAGTATCTAATAGTTATTTAAAAGATACCTATTTCAATGGAAAAACAATCTCTGAGATTTCAAAATATCTGAATTTAAGTGAGGAAGAAACTATTTTATATATACTTGAAAAATCTAAAGGAAAGGCTCAAGCCATCTATTTCTCTATGGATTTAGAGGATGTAAAGGAGTTTTTCAAAAGTGATTTGGGAGTTATTGCTAGTGATGGAAACTCTTTACCAATGGAGGATAAATTTGAATTGGGAAATCCTCATCCGAGAAATTTTGGAACGTTTCCAAAATATATATGGATGAATAAAGATGAGGTTTCAAT belongs to Cetobacterium somerae ATCC BAA-474 and includes:
- the lysA gene encoding diaminopimelate decarboxylase — protein: MKYLGTMTNVDGVLEIGGVSVKELQEKYGTPLYIYDLEFMEKNIKDLKESFVSEKFKTTIVYASKAYLSKGMTQIIEKNGLDIDAVSGGELYTILTSNFPTKRVHMHGNNKSLEEIEMCVKNGIGSIILDNRFEAEKVALVCRKFNKKMNVMLRLNIGIDAHTHEYIKTSKHSSKFGESIFDKDVVKIVKDIVDRPELNFLGFHSHIGSQIFDELAFCEGVETMVEFTKKISEKLNICIPDINIGGGFGVRYTQEDTDVNLKKIMKKIIRCLENSLVKEGMDIKNVTIEPGRSIVAQAGSTLYTVGGEKETYGGEKYIFIDGGMTDNIRPALYQAKYESIVANKLNETEKEIVTIAGKCCESGDIIAKNVRLGKCRENDLILVSCTGAYGHSMSSNYNKALKPAVVFVKDGKSYLVSKRESYDDLTKNDILLENIF
- a CDS encoding M20 metallopeptidase family protein, with amino-acid sequence MNIELLKKHSENIKNWLVKVRRDFHEHPELGTQEFRTHDKICEYLDEMSIPHRTSFDTGVIAEIEGENKNITIALRGDIDALPIQDIKSVDYASKNSGICHACGHDVHTTVVLGVAKYFYETKEKPPVNIRLFFQPAEETVGGAKPMIEDGALDGVNAVYGLHVDETIDVGKIGIKYGAMNASSDTLKIKIKGESCHGAYPSRGVDALLIASHVIIALQSIVSRNLDARESGVITIGTINGGTAGNIISNEIELRGTLRTLDPDVRARMKKRIEEIVTTLPLAFGGKGEIDIEPGYTALINHDKSVDIIKKSATELFGENSIYEKKLANMGVEDFAYFIENTEGAFFTLGVRNTEKNIKTQAHNGNFDIDEEAIVNGVMMQILNVYNSI
- a CDS encoding serine hydrolase; amino-acid sequence: MERFNQLKSNLQNIINEFSGKVGIIVKVDGEEIFSKNESKIFQSASLIKLFILEALLEKISQGELSYSDKKSVDSMDKVPGFGVLKVLDDNLSVTIKDLATLMITLSDNTATNMLIDILGIDYIQSFIEKKNYYETQLQRKMYDSEARERGLDNFTSARDTLKVLENLYCDETALFILKNQLCNSKIPLYFFRKVEVAHKTGDLTNIEHDAGRIFFKNSFVDLIILAEGENKEAVLLNNRLGECIYENFKNC
- a CDS encoding N-acyl-D-amino-acid deacylase family protein, producing the protein MKTLKTVDEKKYDLVIESGTVVFGNLKEKEILNIGIMGDKIEAVSKDKLVGKKIIDARNLYVTPGFIDIHSHSDISGFIAESCTSKIYQGVTSEINGNCGIGISPWSDENRGNLKKYIQTHSDINYYPIDLNKTKSFLDLKKFLEKGKLVTNQGFLVGAGCIRIAIMGFKSSEANESEIEKMKMLLEKQFDEGALGISFGLIYQPGNFMSQREILELLKVVKKYDKVASFHMRDEVNEIEKSIEEVIYYGRETKAKVNVSHLKVMNRKNWGKSRKIIEMLEKAWKSGVLISFDQYPYEATCTNLFVLIPQNVFDGDIETFIKEIPNFSDKVMSLIRENIEKRGGSKNIVVSNSYLKDTYFNGKTISEISKYLNLSEEETILYILEKSKGKAQAIYFSMDLEDVKEFFKSDLGVIASDGNSLPMEDKFELGNPHPRNFGTFPKYIWMNKDEVSIEKIINRITERPAKLFRLEGRGEIKNGNFADITIFDLDKIKDSSTFQNSFQCPVGIEYVVINGKIVLEEGTVFTAKAGTILVN